Proteins encoded within one genomic window of bacterium:
- a CDS encoding acetyl-CoA C-acyltransferase, whose protein sequence is MPQALIVDAVRTPRGKREGSLKFVHPIDLAAVPLEALRERNRLDPLLVEDVLYGCVSQRDAQDNVIAREAVLAAGWPVEVPGATINRFCGSGLSACNLMAHTIMAGMSDVLIGGGVEHMTRVPMAINFEMAGSKLTERFDLIPQGFSAELIAQKFGFTRRQLDEYAVLSQERTAKAWEEKRFAKSIIPVTAKDAEGKTFIFEKDEHFRPGTTVEKLANLKPVFKEDGVIHAGNSSGIVDGSAAVLFASEKACAEQGWKPRARIVATVEVGSDPIIMLLGPIPAIQKVCAKAKLKISDIDLIEINEAFAPVPLAVMQELKLDPEKVNVNGGAIALGHPLGATGAILLGTILDELERRNLRYGLVTLCIGHGMGVATIIDREV, encoded by the coding sequence ATGCCCCAAGCCCTCATCGTTGATGCCGTCCGCACCCCTCGAGGAAAGCGTGAAGGCAGCCTGAAATTCGTCCACCCCATCGACTTGGCCGCGGTGCCCCTCGAGGCCCTGCGCGAAAGAAACCGGCTCGATCCCCTTTTGGTCGAGGACGTTCTCTACGGCTGCGTCTCGCAACGCGACGCCCAGGACAACGTCATCGCCCGTGAAGCCGTGCTGGCGGCGGGTTGGCCGGTGGAAGTTCCCGGCGCCACGATCAACCGTTTCTGCGGCTCGGGCCTCTCGGCTTGCAACCTCATGGCCCACACCATCATGGCCGGCATGTCCGACGTCCTGATCGGCGGCGGCGTCGAGCACATGACCCGGGTCCCGATGGCGATCAACTTCGAGATGGCCGGCTCCAAATTGACCGAGCGCTTCGACCTCATCCCGCAAGGCTTCTCGGCCGAGCTCATCGCCCAAAAATTCGGCTTCACCCGCCGGCAGCTCGACGAATACGCGGTCCTCTCTCAAGAGCGGACGGCCAAAGCCTGGGAAGAGAAGCGCTTCGCCAAATCCATCATCCCGGTCACCGCCAAGGATGCCGAAGGTAAAACTTTCATTTTTGAAAAAGACGAGCATTTTAGGCCAGGAACCACAGTCGAAAAGCTGGCGAACTTAAAGCCGGTGTTTAAGGAGGACGGCGTCATCCACGCCGGCAATTCCAGCGGCATCGTCGACGGCTCGGCGGCGGTCCTCTTCGCCAGCGAGAAGGCCTGCGCCGAGCAAGGTTGGAAACCCCGGGCCCGGATCGTCGCCACCGTTGAGGTCGGTTCCGATCCGATCATCATGCTGCTCGGCCCCATCCCGGCCATCCAAAAGGTCTGCGCCAAGGCCAAGCTTAAAATCTCGGACATCGACCTTATCGAAATCAACGAAGCCTTTGCGCCGGTTCCCTTGGCGGTCATGCAAGAGCTCAAGCTCGATCCCGAAAAGGTGAACGTCAACGGCGGCGCCATCGCCCTCGGCCATCCCTTGGGCGCCACCGGCGCCATCCTGCTCGGCACGATCCTGGATGAGCTGGAGCGCCGCAACCTGCGTTACGGATTGGTGACGCTCTGCATCGGCCACGGCATGGGCGTCGCCACGATCATCGACCGGGAGGTCTGA
- a CDS encoding thrombospondin type 3 repeat-containing protein, with the protein MGRWVRWISRIFFLSILVAGLACGNGDGPEVCSPGSVSSDEDCDGIANLSDNCPEIPNPSQVDTDQDGLGDLCETVPCGDGVCDPPSGECDVFDYCTKDCTQSLCFGLPEGETCGDGSCQPLAGECSDFDPCLEDCPSPLFCFPQNCGDGECQAWEDNPEESISFCFFDCICRIDKAVEDQCHENVDCQGTPGTVCGATSDPFFEEEPDFSSVACACTTCGNSVLDPGEGCDVSAGQAGVEECFAQPGAACDQILCECIIQELDCEDGLDNDSDGLTDCEDPDCQAIVCQ; encoded by the coding sequence ATGGGAAGGTGGGTTCGGTGGATTTCAAGGATCTTTTTCCTCAGTATCCTCGTCGCGGGCTTGGCTTGCGGAAATGGCGATGGGCCGGAAGTCTGCAGCCCCGGATCCGTTTCCAGTGACGAGGACTGCGACGGGATCGCCAACCTCTCGGACAATTGCCCGGAGATCCCCAATCCCAGCCAAGTCGACACCGACCAAGATGGCCTTGGCGATTTATGCGAGACCGTTCCCTGCGGGGATGGAGTTTGCGATCCCCCAAGCGGGGAATGCGACGTCTTCGATTACTGCACCAAGGATTGCACTCAAAGCCTGTGTTTCGGGCTGCCCGAAGGCGAGACCTGCGGCGACGGCTCTTGCCAACCGCTGGCGGGCGAGTGCTCCGACTTCGATCCTTGCTTGGAGGATTGCCCGTCGCCGCTTTTCTGCTTTCCCCAAAACTGCGGCGATGGCGAGTGCCAAGCCTGGGAGGACAATCCGGAAGAATCGATCAGCTTTTGCTTTTTCGATTGCATCTGTCGAATCGACAAGGCGGTGGAAGACCAGTGCCATGAGAACGTCGATTGTCAAGGCACCCCCGGAACCGTTTGCGGGGCGACCAGCGATCCCTTCTTCGAAGAAGAGCCCGATTTCTCTTCGGTCGCTTGCGCCTGCACGACTTGCGGAAACTCGGTGCTCGATCCGGGCGAAGGCTGCGACGTCAGCGCCGGCCAAGCCGGGGTGGAGGAGTGCTTCGCCCAGCCCGGGGCCGCCTGCGACCAAATCCTTTGCGAATGCATCATCCAAGAACTCGACTGCGAGGACGGCTTGGACAACGATTCCGACGGCCTGACCGATTGCGAAGACCCCGATTGCCAGGCGATCGTGTGCCAGTGA